GAGACCGGTCACCTGCTGATCTCGACGCTGCACACGCCCGATGCGCAGAGCACGATCATGCGTATCGTGGCGATGTTCCCGCCCGATGAGCAGACGGTGGTGCGCATGCGTCTCGCCGAATCGTTGCATGCGGTGGTGTCGCAGCGTCTGCTGCCCCGCGCGAACGGTCAGGGACGCGTCTTGGCCTGTGAGGTGATGATCGTGACGTCGACGATCCGCGATCTGATCGCCGAAGGCAACATCGTCGAGATCCGCGACTACATCGCCGATGGCGCGCAGTACGGCATGCGCACGTTCGATCAGCATCTCACGGAGCTGGTGAACGGCAACGAAGTGACGTTCGAGGTGGCGAAGGCGGCGGCGACCAACCCGGCCGACTTCGAACTGAGTTTCCGCATGGGCAAGAATCGGCAGTCACCTCCCTCGGGCGTGCGTGGGATTGCGTCGCGGCCTACCGGGAGCACGAAGTCGGTGACGCAGGGCGTGGGGACGATCGCCACGCCAAGTGGTCTCGGGGTGAATCCGCTGGGCACCGGTCCGACGATGCCGCCGATCGCGACGAGTCCGAGTGGTCATTCGGCGGTATCGAGTCCGAATCCGCTCGGGAACGACGCCGTGTTCGGCAGCGGTTTCGAGAGTCTCTTCGGGAGCTGATCCCGCACGCCGGGAAACGGGAGCGCGGGCACCGGATTAGATTTTCCGAATGCCGAACACTCCCCTTGGTGGGCTCATGGTGCCCGCCGCGTCCTGCTTTACCGCGACCGGTGATCTCGACCGCGCCGCGTTCCAATCGAACATCGATGCGTATGTCGGCCATGGCGTCGATGGCGTGCTCATCGCCGGTTCGAGCGGCGAATCCGCCCTCCTGGATGACGACGATCGTCGCCAGTTGCTCGTGTGGGCGCGCGAGCGTCTGTCCGACGACAAGTGGCTGTTGGCCGGTGTCGGCAGCGAGAGCACGCGACAGACGATTTCGCGCACGCACGACGCGAA
The DNA window shown above is from Gemmatimonas sp. and carries:
- a CDS encoding PilT/PilU family type 4a pilus ATPase, with amino-acid sequence MAIERIIKAAVERGASDVHIKAGDVVRARIDGRLVVLTKQALTAEQTRAIALHFMMSDAERATIDTLKDHDCSWHSPGVGRFRVNIMRQRAAHSIVMRVIPEDVPTFQSLRLPPVLDRIAHTERGMVLVTGVTGSGKSSTMAALVNAINASYEKHILTLENPIEFIHADLRSSVTQREVGIDTESFRMGLRAALRQDPDVILIGEMRDPETIDTAMKAAETGHLLISTLHTPDAQSTIMRIVAMFPPDEQTVVRMRLAESLHAVVSQRLLPRANGQGRVLACEVMIVTSTIRDLIAEGNIVEIRDYIADGAQYGMRTFDQHLTELVNGNEVTFEVAKAAATNPADFELSFRMGKNRQSPPSGVRGIASRPTGSTKSVTQGVGTIATPSGLGVNPLGTGPTMPPIATSPSGHSAVSSPNPLGNDAVFGSGFESLFGS